The genomic segment TCCCCCGTGTTGCACCGCCCTCCTGATGATGTAGACGCATGCCATCCTGTTCCTCCAGGAACAGCCAGACTCCCTCAACGCGAGACAACGAAGCGACCTCACTCACCACAAAACGACAGCAGGCCTCGAGAGCCTCGCTCTTCATGAGAACTGAACCGAGACGATTGAGCAGCACCAGCTCGTTTTCTCGCGCCCTCAAATCGTCTTCACGGCTCAGCATGCGCGTCGTCTGAACCCCCATGCCCAGGCCGACGAGCACGAACACAGACAACGAAACCCAGTCACCAGAATCGTGAACCTGCCAGGCATACACGCCGGGAATGAAGAAGTACCATCCCGTGAAGAACCCAAGCACCGACGAGGCAAGACCCGCGCGCACCCCGCCGATGGCCGCGATGACAACGATGACCGGCATATAGAGAAGCGCCGCATCGCCCTCACCGAGAAAGCGATGCACGCTGAGGAGCACCAGGGTTGCCAGGAAGACCCCTACCGCGGCAAGCGCCACAGCACCAGCCCAGCCCTGAGAGGCGCGCCGGATATTGACCCACCGGCCTTCACTCATGGCGGGTCACCGAATCACCTTCCCCACCCCAAGGGCTCAGAGAGAACGGAACGCGGCGCGAAGGCTTGAACCCCGCCCAATGCACCCCGCCATGAGACTGGCGAGCAGCCTCTGACTCCCGCACGTCCGAAGCAGAACCCACCCCCGAAGATATAGCCGATGCGCGGCGCGTTTGCGTTCAGCCCGATGTCTACAGCCGCCGCGATCGTGTACCGAGGCGCGACATTCCAGGTCAACCCGTGAAGGGTCGAGAGCACCGACCCGATGGGGCCATTTCCCCCATAGTGATAGACCTCCCCCGCGTACGAGAGGGTCTCGGTGATGGGCACGGTGGCGCACCCCATCTGACTCCAGATCAGGCGACGCGACCCATCGGTGGCACCCAGATCGCTCGCCTGCAGGTTGAAATCGAAGCCCACGTCGCCGATGTCGCGGCTGTAGAGCCACGTGAGCACGTAATCGTGCTGGCCCGTGTTTATCCCTCTGGCCGGATCGCCGAACGGGGGCTTGTAGGCGAGCTGCAGCGCCTGGGAGTCCTTCCCAGGTCGCGGTGGACGATACAGGTACTTGAGCGTGAGCTCGGGGTCGGCAAAGTCGTTCACGGTCGTGGCCGCGCTCGTGCTGCGCACATCGCCATCGCTCCCCACCGACAGCATGAGCTGCTGCGTGAACGTGTACTTCACCGTGAACCGCGACAAGCGCTGGCGCGCAAAATCGGGAGCGTTGTGCTGCACCTGGTAGAAGATCTCGAACTCGGGACGCCCCAGCGCGCTCAGGTTGGTTCCGTCTGTCACCGTGGGCCCGAAGCAGCTCACGTCTTCATCCGGCGCGGCGGCGTTCGTCGCAGAGGGCGAGGGCGCGGGGGTGGGGGAGCCGTTTGGAGCCACCCCGACGGCGGTGCGCAGAACGATGGGCCGGGGAAGCGGCCCCTGCGGAGCAGCCG from the Pseudomonadota bacterium genome contains:
- a CDS encoding DUF4118 domain-containing protein gives rise to the protein MALAAVGVFLATLVLLSVHRFLGEGDAALLYMPVIVVIAAIGGVRAGLASSVLGFFTGWYFFIPGVYAWQVHDSGDWVSLSVFVLVGLGMGVQTTRMLSREDDLRARENELVLLNRLGSVLMKSEALEACCRFVVSEVASLSRVEGVWLFLEEQDGMRLHHQEGGATRG